In one window of Dromaius novaehollandiae isolate bDroNov1 chromosome W, bDroNov1.hap1, whole genome shotgun sequence DNA:
- the LOC112980277 gene encoding Rieske domain-containing protein isoform X2, whose translation MRSSKDMDLRSSSKETVEMEPDAPVYVGKEDDIKKSQRITTKVNDREIVVFYHEGKFYAMDSRCYHAGGPLHLGEIEDINGQPCIICPWHKYKITLETGEGLYQAINPMEQSPTPRWQSKGVKQRIHKVTVDNGNIYVSPPDLSVSFDSDYYADKCKNNGDFAMEK comes from the exons ATGAGGAGTTCTAAG gaCATGGATTTGCGCAGCTCAAGCAAAGAAACAGTTGAAATGGAGCCTGATGCTCCTGTATATGTTGGTAAAGAAGACGACATAAAAAAGTCCCAAAGAATAACCACCAAGGTCAATGACAGAGAAATTGTCGTTTTCTACCATGAAGGGAAATTTTATGCTATGGACTCTCGCTGCTACC ATGCAGGAGGTCCTTTACATCTTGGAGAAATAGAG gatatCAATGGTCAACCATGTATTATTTGTCCTTGGCATAAGTATAAAATTACTTTGGAAACAGGAGAAGGATTATATCAAGCCATAAACCCTATGGAACAATCACCAACACCACGGTGGCAATCAAAAGGAGTGAAACAAAGGATTCATAAAGTTACTGTAGACAACGGAAACATTTATGTGAGTCCCCCAGATTTGTCTGTAAGCTTTGACTCAGACTATTATGCTGACAAGTGCAAAAATAATGGTGATTTTGCTATGGAAAAATAA
- the LOC112980277 gene encoding Rieske domain-containing protein isoform X3: MDLRSSSKETVEMEPDAPVYVGKEDDIKKSQRITTKVNDREIVVFYHEGKFYAMDSRCYHAGGPLHLGEIEDINGQPCIICPWHKYKITLETGEGLYQAINPMEQSPTPRWQSKGVKQRIHKVTVDNGNIYVSPPDLSVSFDSDYYADKCKNNGDFAMEK; encoded by the exons ATGGATTTGCGCAGCTCAAGCAAAGAAACAGTTGAAATGGAGCCTGATGCTCCTGTATATGTTGGTAAAGAAGACGACATAAAAAAGTCCCAAAGAATAACCACCAAGGTCAATGACAGAGAAATTGTCGTTTTCTACCATGAAGGGAAATTTTATGCTATGGACTCTCGCTGCTACC ATGCAGGAGGTCCTTTACATCTTGGAGAAATAGAG gatatCAATGGTCAACCATGTATTATTTGTCCTTGGCATAAGTATAAAATTACTTTGGAAACAGGAGAAGGATTATATCAAGCCATAAACCCTATGGAACAATCACCAACACCACGGTGGCAATCAAAAGGAGTGAAACAAAGGATTCATAAAGTTACTGTAGACAACGGAAACATTTATGTGAGTCCCCCAGATTTGTCTGTAAGCTTTGACTCAGACTATTATGCTGACAAGTGCAAAAATAATGGTGATTTTGCTATGGAAAAATAA
- the LOC112980277 gene encoding Rieske domain-containing protein isoform X1, whose protein sequence is MLELIILSLHFFMCFLISVVIWCGSKDMDLRSSSKETVEMEPDAPVYVGKEDDIKKSQRITTKVNDREIVVFYHEGKFYAMDSRCYHAGGPLHLGEIEDINGQPCIICPWHKYKITLETGEGLYQAINPMEQSPTPRWQSKGVKQRIHKVTVDNGNIYVSPPDLSVSFDSDYYADKCKNNGDFAMEK, encoded by the exons ATGTTGGAACTCATTATTTTGAGCCTTCATTTCTTCATGTGTTTCCTCATCTCTGTTGTGATCTGGTGTGGATCTAAG gaCATGGATTTGCGCAGCTCAAGCAAAGAAACAGTTGAAATGGAGCCTGATGCTCCTGTATATGTTGGTAAAGAAGACGACATAAAAAAGTCCCAAAGAATAACCACCAAGGTCAATGACAGAGAAATTGTCGTTTTCTACCATGAAGGGAAATTTTATGCTATGGACTCTCGCTGCTACC ATGCAGGAGGTCCTTTACATCTTGGAGAAATAGAG gatatCAATGGTCAACCATGTATTATTTGTCCTTGGCATAAGTATAAAATTACTTTGGAAACAGGAGAAGGATTATATCAAGCCATAAACCCTATGGAACAATCACCAACACCACGGTGGCAATCAAAAGGAGTGAAACAAAGGATTCATAAAGTTACTGTAGACAACGGAAACATTTATGTGAGTCCCCCAGATTTGTCTGTAAGCTTTGACTCAGACTATTATGCTGACAAGTGCAAAAATAATGGTGATTTTGCTATGGAAAAATAA